The Streptomyces sp. DH-12 genome has a window encoding:
- a CDS encoding shikimate kinase, with product MSPRLVLTGPMGVGKSTVGRLLAERLGVAYRDTDDDIVAAEGRTIADIFVEDGEPAFRALEKEAVRQALASHDGVLALGGGAILDPDTRALLAAERVVYLSMDVEEAVRRTGLGAARPLLAVNPRKQWRELMEARRHLYEETATAVVPTDGRTPEEVADAVLDALELKEA from the coding sequence ATGAGCCCGCGACTCGTCCTGACCGGCCCGATGGGCGTGGGCAAGTCCACCGTGGGCCGGCTGCTGGCCGAGCGGCTCGGCGTCGCCTACCGGGACACCGACGACGACATCGTCGCCGCCGAGGGCCGCACCATCGCCGACATCTTCGTCGAGGACGGCGAGCCCGCCTTTCGCGCCCTGGAGAAGGAGGCCGTGCGGCAGGCCCTCGCCTCCCACGACGGCGTCCTCGCCCTGGGCGGCGGCGCGATCCTCGACCCGGACACCCGCGCGCTGCTCGCCGCGGAGCGGGTCGTCTACCTGTCGATGGACGTCGAGGAGGCCGTCCGGCGCACCGGCCTGGGCGCCGCCCGCCCGCTCCTCGCGGTCAACCCGCGCAAGCAGTGGCGCGAGCTGATGGAGGCCCGCCGCCACCTGTACGAGGAGACCGCCACGGCCGTCGTGCCGACCGACGGCCGCACGCCCGAAGAGGTCGCCGACGCGGTCCTGGACGCACTGGAGCTGAAGGAAGCATGA
- the aroB gene encoding 3-dehydroquinate synthase, with product MSNEAVTRIHVAGTAGTDPYDVLVGRQLLGELAGLIGDKAQRVAIVHPEALAETGDALRADLAGQGYEAVAIQVPNAEEAKTAEVAAYCWKALGQSGFTRTDVIVGVGGGATTDLAGFVAATWLRGVRWIAVPTTVLAMVDAAVGGKTGINTAEGKNLVGAFHPPAGVLCDLAALDSLPVHDYVSGLAEVIKAGFIADPVILDLIESDPEAARTPAGPHTAELIERSIRVKADVVSNDLKESGLREILNYGHTLGHAIEKNERYKWRHGAAVAVGMHFAAELGRLAGRLDDATADRHRTVLEAVGLPLHYRYDQWPKLLENMKVDKKSRGNLLRFVVLDGLAKPTLLEGPDPAVLLAAYGEVGE from the coding sequence ATGAGCAACGAGGCAGTGACCCGCATCCACGTCGCGGGCACGGCGGGCACCGATCCCTACGACGTCCTGGTCGGCCGGCAGCTGCTCGGCGAACTGGCCGGGCTGATCGGCGACAAGGCGCAGCGGGTCGCGATCGTCCACCCCGAGGCCCTCGCCGAGACCGGTGACGCGCTGCGCGCCGACCTCGCCGGGCAGGGCTACGAGGCCGTCGCCATCCAGGTGCCGAACGCGGAGGAGGCCAAGACCGCCGAGGTCGCCGCCTACTGCTGGAAGGCGCTCGGCCAGTCCGGCTTCACCCGCACCGACGTCATCGTGGGCGTCGGCGGCGGCGCCACCACCGACCTGGCCGGATTCGTCGCCGCGACCTGGCTGCGCGGCGTGCGCTGGATCGCCGTCCCCACCACCGTGCTGGCCATGGTCGACGCGGCCGTGGGCGGCAAGACCGGCATCAACACCGCCGAGGGCAAGAACCTCGTCGGCGCCTTCCACCCGCCCGCCGGCGTCCTCTGCGACCTCGCCGCCCTCGACTCCCTCCCGGTCCACGACTACGTCTCCGGGCTCGCCGAGGTCATCAAGGCCGGTTTCATCGCCGACCCGGTGATCCTCGACCTGATCGAGTCCGACCCCGAGGCCGCGCGCACCCCGGCAGGACCGCACACCGCCGAGCTGATCGAACGCTCGATCCGGGTGAAGGCCGACGTGGTCTCCAACGACCTCAAGGAGTCCGGCCTCCGCGAGATCCTCAACTACGGCCACACCCTCGGCCACGCCATCGAGAAGAACGAGCGCTACAAGTGGCGCCACGGCGCCGCCGTCGCCGTCGGCATGCACTTCGCCGCCGAACTGGGCCGTCTCGCCGGCCGCCTCGACGACGCCACCGCCGACCGCCACCGCACGGTCCTCGAGGCAGTCGGGCTCCCGCTGCACTACCGCTACGACCAGTGGCCCAAGCTGCTGGAGAACATGAAGGTCGACAAGAAGTCCCGCGGCAACCTGCTGCGCTTCGTCGTCCTCGACGGGCTCGCCAAGCCCACCCTGCTGGAGGGCCCCGACCCGGCCGTCCTGCTCGCCGCCTACGGCGAGGTGGGCGAGTAG
- a CDS encoding Pro-rich N-terminal domain-containing protein, with amino-acid sequence MQHAVGSPLPPPHQPGHGPAAGWSPAAHHPGQHQQGPAAPPPAQPPGYPAPPPPAGPQHASMPPPPDTTGHVSLPPGGPVAMPSPPQAPVGPGPTAATLAVLLIGPAGAGKTSVAKYWADHRRVPTAHISLDDVREWVRSGFADPQTGWNDNSEAQYRLARRTCGFAARNFLANGISCILDDAVFPDRPVVGLGGWKRHVGPGLLPVVLLPGLDVVLERNAERTGNRRLSDEEVARIHGRMAGWYGSGLPIIDNSQLDIPETARILDDVLTRAIASPPKW; translated from the coding sequence ATGCAGCACGCAGTGGGTTCTCCGCTGCCGCCGCCCCACCAGCCGGGGCACGGACCGGCCGCCGGCTGGTCACCGGCCGCGCACCACCCAGGTCAGCACCAGCAGGGCCCCGCGGCCCCGCCGCCCGCCCAGCCCCCCGGCTACCCGGCGCCCCCGCCCCCGGCGGGCCCGCAGCACGCCTCGATGCCTCCGCCGCCGGACACCACCGGCCATGTCTCGCTGCCGCCCGGCGGGCCGGTCGCCATGCCGAGCCCGCCGCAGGCCCCCGTGGGCCCCGGCCCGACCGCGGCGACCCTCGCCGTCCTGCTCATCGGCCCCGCGGGCGCCGGCAAGACGAGCGTGGCCAAGTACTGGGCGGACCACCGCCGGGTGCCCACCGCGCACATCAGCCTCGACGACGTCCGCGAGTGGGTCCGCTCCGGCTTCGCCGACCCGCAGACCGGCTGGAACGACAACTCGGAGGCCCAGTACCGGCTGGCCCGCCGCACCTGCGGCTTCGCCGCCCGTAACTTCCTGGCCAACGGCATCTCGTGCATCCTCGACGACGCGGTCTTCCCCGACCGTCCGGTCGTCGGCCTCGGCGGCTGGAAGCGGCACGTCGGCCCCGGCCTGCTGCCCGTCGTCCTCCTGCCCGGCCTGGACGTCGTCCTGGAGCGCAACGCGGAGCGCACCGGCAACCGCCGTCTCAGTGACGAGGAGGTGGCCCGCATCCACGGCCGCATGGCCGGCTGGTACGGCTCGGGCCTGCCGATCATCGACAACTCCCAACTGGACATACCGGAGACGGCCCGCATCCTCGACGACGTCCTCACCCGGGCGATAGCCAGCCCGCCGAAGTGGTGA
- a CDS encoding aminopeptidase P family protein, whose amino-acid sequence MSEVYAVRRTRLREHCNASGSTAALVSRPANVRYLSGAAPGNAVLLLGRTEDVLVCAEPPDDRVPHHRPDEALRLHVMSGVGGDPAVEAAALAVAQGVDALAVEEHHLTVTRHRAIREAAPRLRLTGVGGAVEQLRVVKDEEEISCLRIGAEIADQALGELLESILVGRTERHLALELERRLVDHGADGPAFPTSVATGPHAGRPGHRPTDRRVEEGDFLSVCLGATYRGYRCEIGRTFVIGTAPADWQIELYDLVFSAQRAGRESLAPGAACRDVDRAARQVLDSAGYGEALPALTGHGVGLEIDEDPQLTPAAMGKLDACVPVTVEPGVHLPGRGGVRIDDTLVVRPEADGGPELLTITTKELLAL is encoded by the coding sequence ATGTCTGAGGTCTACGCGGTCCGCCGGACGCGCCTCCGGGAACACTGCAACGCGAGCGGCAGCACGGCCGCGCTGGTGTCCCGGCCCGCCAACGTCCGTTACCTGTCCGGCGCCGCCCCCGGGAACGCCGTGCTGCTGCTCGGCAGGACCGAGGACGTGCTGGTGTGCGCGGAGCCCCCGGACGACCGCGTCCCGCACCACCGTCCCGACGAGGCCCTGCGCCTGCACGTCATGTCCGGCGTCGGCGGCGACCCCGCCGTGGAGGCCGCCGCCCTCGCCGTCGCCCAGGGCGTCGACGCCCTCGCCGTGGAGGAGCACCACCTCACCGTCACCCGGCACCGCGCGATCCGCGAGGCCGCCCCCCGGCTGCGCCTCACCGGTGTCGGCGGCGCCGTCGAACAGCTCCGCGTGGTCAAGGACGAGGAGGAGATCTCCTGTCTCCGCATCGGCGCGGAGATCGCCGACCAGGCCCTGGGCGAGCTCCTGGAGTCCATCCTGGTCGGCCGCACCGAACGCCACCTCGCCCTGGAACTGGAGCGCCGCCTGGTCGACCACGGCGCCGACGGCCCGGCCTTCCCCACCTCCGTCGCCACCGGCCCCCACGCCGGCCGCCCCGGCCACCGCCCCACCGACCGGCGGGTGGAGGAGGGCGACTTCCTCTCCGTCTGCCTCGGCGCCACCTACCGCGGCTACCGCTGCGAGATCGGCCGCACCTTCGTCATCGGCACGGCCCCCGCCGACTGGCAGATCGAGCTGTACGACCTGGTGTTCTCCGCCCAGCGCGCGGGACGCGAGTCCCTGGCGCCCGGCGCCGCATGCCGTGACGTGGACCGTGCGGCGCGCCAGGTGCTGGACTCCGCCGGGTACGGCGAGGCGCTTCCGGCCCTCACCGGTCACGGAGTCGGACTGGAAATCGACGAGGACCCTCAATTGACCCCGGCGGCCATGGGTAAACTGGACGCTTGCGTGCCGGTGACCGTCGAGCCGGGGGTCCATCTCCCCGGCCGGGGCGGGGTCCGGATCGATGACACGCTCGTCGTGCGCCCCGAGGCGGACGGCGGACCCGAGCTACTCACCATCACGACCAAGGAGCTGCTGGCGCTCTAG
- the efp gene encoding elongation factor P: protein MASTNDLKNGMVLKLEGGQLWSVVEFQHVKPGKGPAFVRTKLKNVLSGKTVDKTFNAGVKVETATVDKRDMQFSYMDGDYFVFMDMETYDQLHIDRKVVGDAAHFLVEGFEATVAQHEGEVLFVELPAAVELTVAETEPGVQGDRSTGGTKPATLETGHQIQVPLFITTGEKIKVDTRTSDYLGRVNS from the coding sequence GTGGCTTCCACGAACGACCTCAAGAACGGCATGGTGCTCAAGCTCGAAGGCGGCCAGCTCTGGTCCGTCGTCGAGTTCCAGCACGTCAAGCCCGGCAAGGGCCCGGCCTTCGTGCGCACCAAGCTGAAGAACGTGCTGTCCGGCAAGACCGTCGACAAGACCTTCAACGCCGGCGTCAAGGTCGAAACGGCCACCGTCGACAAGCGCGACATGCAGTTCTCCTACATGGACGGCGACTACTTCGTCTTCATGGACATGGAGACCTACGACCAGCTGCACATCGACCGCAAGGTCGTCGGCGACGCCGCCCACTTCCTCGTCGAGGGCTTCGAGGCCACCGTCGCCCAGCACGAGGGCGAGGTGCTCTTCGTCGAGCTCCCGGCCGCCGTCGAGCTGACCGTCGCCGAGACCGAGCCCGGCGTCCAGGGCGACCGCTCCACCGGCGGCACCAAGCCCGCCACGCTGGAGACCGGCCACCAGATCCAGGTCCCGCTCTTCATCACCACCGGTGAGAAGATCAAGGTCGACACCCGCACGAGCGACTACCTCGGCCGGGTGAACAGCTAA
- the nusB gene encoding transcription antitermination factor NusB: MAARNTARKRAFQIIFEGDQRGTEVLTVLADWIRHSRTDPRQPPVSEYTMQLVEGYAEHAKRIDELISQYSVGWTLDRMPVVDRSILRLGAYELIWVDETPDAVVLDEMVQLAKEFSTDESPSFVNGLLGRLKELKPSLRRGE; the protein is encoded by the coding sequence GTGGCTGCCCGCAACACGGCCCGCAAGCGCGCCTTCCAGATCATCTTCGAGGGTGACCAGCGCGGCACCGAGGTCCTGACGGTCCTCGCCGACTGGATCCGGCACTCCCGGACCGACCCCCGGCAGCCGCCGGTGAGCGAGTACACGATGCAGCTCGTCGAGGGCTACGCGGAGCACGCGAAGCGGATCGACGAGCTGATCTCCCAGTACTCGGTCGGCTGGACGCTCGACCGGATGCCGGTCGTGGACCGCAGCATCCTGCGGCTCGGCGCGTACGAGCTGATCTGGGTCGACGAGACCCCGGACGCGGTCGTGCTGGACGAGATGGTGCAGCTGGCGAAGGAGTTCTCCACGGACGAGTCCCCCTCGTTCGTCAACGGCCTCCTCGGCCGTCTCAAGGAACTCAAGCCGTCCCTGCGCCGCGGCGAGTAG
- the bldD gene encoding transcriptional regulator BldD yields MSSEYAKQLGAKLRAIRTQQGLSLHGVEEKSQGRWKAVVVGSYERGDRAVTVQRLAELADFYGVPVQELLPGTTPGGAAEPPPKLVLDLERLATVPAEKAGPLQRYAATIQSQRGDYNGKVLSIRQDDLRTLAVIYDQSPSVLTEQLISWGVLDADARRAVASHEDA; encoded by the coding sequence ATGTCCAGCGAATACGCCAAACAGCTCGGGGCCAAGCTCCGGGCCATCCGCACCCAGCAGGGCCTTTCCCTCCACGGTGTCGAGGAGAAGTCCCAGGGCCGCTGGAAGGCGGTCGTGGTCGGTTCGTACGAGCGCGGCGACCGCGCCGTGACCGTGCAGCGCCTCGCGGAGCTGGCGGACTTCTACGGCGTCCCGGTGCAGGAGCTGCTGCCGGGCACGACCCCGGGCGGCGCCGCCGAGCCCCCGCCGAAGCTGGTCCTGGACCTGGAGCGGCTGGCCACGGTGCCGGCCGAGAAGGCGGGCCCGCTGCAGCGCTACGCGGCGACGATCCAGTCGCAGCGCGGTGACTACAACGGCAAGGTGCTGTCGATCCGCCAGGACGACCTGCGCACGCTCGCCGTGATCTACGACCAGTCGCCCTCGGTCCTCACCGAGCAGCTCATCAGCTGGGGTGTGCTGGACGCGGACGCGCGCCGTGCGGTGGCGTCCCACGAGGACGCGTAG
- the pyrR gene encoding bifunctional pyr operon transcriptional regulator/uracil phosphoribosyltransferase PyrR: MDTQDPQPPPTSRPDARPVLEAPDIARVMTRIAHEIVERAKGADDVVLLGIPTRGVFLARRLADKLEQITERKVPVGSLDITMYRDDLRMQPPRALARTEIPGDGLDGKLVVLVDDVLFSGRTIRAALDALNDIGRPRAVQLAVLVDRGHRELPIRADYVGKNLPTSLRETVKVLLVEEDGRDTVLLGAKQTPQ, encoded by the coding sequence ATGGACACGCAGGATCCGCAACCGCCGCCCACGTCGCGGCCGGACGCACGGCCCGTTCTCGAGGCCCCCGACATCGCGCGGGTCATGACCCGTATCGCCCACGAGATCGTCGAACGCGCCAAGGGCGCCGACGACGTGGTGCTCCTCGGCATCCCGACCCGAGGCGTCTTCCTCGCCCGGCGGCTCGCCGACAAGCTCGAGCAGATCACCGAGCGCAAGGTTCCGGTCGGCTCGCTCGACATCACCATGTACCGCGACGACCTGCGCATGCAGCCGCCGCGGGCGCTGGCCCGCACCGAGATCCCCGGTGACGGCCTCGACGGCAAGCTCGTCGTCCTCGTCGACGACGTGCTCTTCTCCGGCCGCACCATCCGCGCCGCCCTCGACGCGCTGAACGACATCGGCCGCCCCCGCGCGGTGCAGCTGGCCGTCCTCGTCGACCGCGGCCACCGCGAACTGCCCATCCGCGCCGACTACGTCGGCAAGAACCTCCCCACGTCGCTGCGGGAGACGGTCAAGGTCCTGCTCGTCGAGGAGGACGGCCGCGACACCGTGCTGCTCGGCGCCAAGCAGACCCCCCAGTAG
- a CDS encoding aspartate carbamoyltransferase catalytic subunit, with amino-acid sequence MQRHLISAADLTRDDAVLILDTAEEMARVADRPIKKLPTLRGRTVVNLFFEDSTRTRISFEAAEKRLSADVINFSAKGSSVSKGESLKDTAQTLEAMGVDAVVIRHGASGAPYRLATSGWIDAHVINAGDGTHQHPTQALLDAFTMRRRLVGRDAGLGQDLNGRRVTLVGDVLHSRVARSNVDLLHTLGAEVTLVAPPTLLPVGVETWPCEVSYDLDSTLPKSDAVMMLRVQRERMNAAFFPTEREYSRRYGLDGDRMARMPEHAIVMHPGPMVRGMEITAEVADSGRCTVIEQVANGVSIRMAVLYLLLGGAEFQTAGTPAPARTAEEK; translated from the coding sequence ATGCAGCGTCATCTCATCTCGGCCGCCGACCTCACCCGCGACGACGCCGTCCTCATCCTCGACACCGCCGAGGAGATGGCCCGGGTGGCCGACCGGCCGATCAAGAAACTCCCCACCCTGCGCGGCCGTACCGTCGTCAACCTCTTCTTCGAGGACTCCACCCGCACCCGGATCTCCTTCGAGGCCGCCGAGAAGCGGCTGTCCGCGGACGTCATCAACTTCTCCGCCAAGGGCTCCAGCGTCTCCAAGGGCGAGTCCCTGAAGGACACCGCCCAGACCCTGGAGGCCATGGGCGTCGACGCGGTCGTCATCCGGCACGGCGCCTCCGGGGCCCCCTACCGGCTCGCCACCTCCGGCTGGATCGACGCCCACGTCATCAACGCGGGCGACGGCACCCACCAGCACCCCACCCAGGCGCTGCTCGACGCCTTCACCATGCGCCGCCGGCTCGTCGGCCGGGACGCCGGGCTCGGCCAGGACCTGAACGGCCGCCGCGTCACCCTCGTCGGCGACGTCCTGCACAGCCGGGTCGCCCGCTCCAACGTCGACCTGCTGCACACCCTCGGCGCCGAGGTCACCCTCGTCGCCCCGCCCACCCTGCTCCCGGTCGGCGTCGAGACCTGGCCCTGCGAGGTGTCGTACGACCTGGACTCCACGCTGCCCAAGTCCGACGCGGTGATGATGCTGCGCGTCCAGCGCGAGCGGATGAACGCCGCGTTCTTCCCCACCGAGCGCGAGTACTCGCGCCGCTACGGCCTCGACGGCGACCGCATGGCGCGGATGCCGGAGCACGCCATCGTGATGCACCCCGGCCCGATGGTCCGCGGCATGGAGATCACCGCCGAGGTCGCCGACTCCGGCCGCTGCACCGTCATCGAACAGGTCGCCAACGGCGTCTCCATCCGCATGGCCGTCCTGTACCTGCTGCTCGGCGGAGCCGAGTTCCAGACCGCCGGCACGCCCGCCCCCGCCCGTACCGCCGAGGAGAAGTGA
- a CDS encoding dihydroorotase, whose translation MSKTLIRGAKVLGGEPQDVLIDGETITQVGAGLSAEGAEVVEAGGKVLLPGLVDLHTHLREPGREDSETVLTGTRAAASGGYTAVFAMANTFPVADTAGVVEQVWRLGKEHGYCDVRPVGAVTVGLEGRKLAELGAMHESAAGVTVFSDDGKCVHDAVIMRRALEYVKAFDGVVAQHAQEPRLTEGAQMNEGVVSAELGLGGWPAVAEESVIARDVLLADHVGSRVHICHLSTAGSVEIVRWAKSRGIRVTAEVTPHHLLLTDELVRSYNPVYKVNPPLRTERDVLALREALADGTIDIVATDHAPHPHEDKDCEWAAAAMGMVGLETALSVVQETMVDTGLLDWAGIADRMSFAPARIGRAEGHGRPVSAGEPANLTLVDTAYRGPVDPAGFASRSRNTPYEGRELPGRVTHTWLRGKATLVDGKLT comes from the coding sequence ATGAGCAAGACCCTGATCCGTGGTGCGAAGGTGCTCGGCGGCGAACCGCAGGACGTCCTGATCGACGGTGAAACGATCACTCAGGTCGGCGCCGGGCTGTCCGCCGAGGGCGCCGAGGTCGTCGAGGCCGGCGGCAAGGTGCTGCTGCCGGGCCTGGTCGACCTGCACACCCACCTGCGCGAGCCCGGCCGCGAGGACTCCGAGACCGTGCTGACCGGCACCCGCGCCGCCGCGAGCGGCGGTTACACGGCCGTGTTCGCCATGGCCAACACCTTCCCGGTCGCCGACACCGCCGGCGTGGTCGAGCAGGTCTGGCGGCTCGGCAAGGAGCACGGCTACTGCGACGTACGCCCGGTCGGCGCCGTCACCGTCGGCCTGGAGGGGCGGAAGCTCGCCGAGCTGGGCGCCATGCACGAGTCCGCGGCCGGCGTCACCGTCTTCTCCGACGACGGCAAGTGCGTCCACGACGCCGTGATCATGCGCCGCGCCCTGGAGTACGTGAAGGCCTTCGACGGCGTCGTCGCCCAGCACGCCCAGGAGCCCCGGCTCACCGAGGGCGCCCAGATGAACGAGGGCGTCGTCTCCGCCGAGCTCGGCCTCGGCGGCTGGCCGGCCGTCGCCGAGGAGTCGGTCATCGCCCGGGACGTGCTGCTCGCCGACCACGTCGGCTCCCGCGTCCACATCTGCCACCTGTCGACCGCAGGATCCGTGGAGATCGTCCGCTGGGCCAAGTCCCGCGGCATCCGCGTCACCGCCGAGGTCACCCCGCACCACCTGCTCCTCACCGACGAGCTGGTGCGCTCGTACAACCCGGTCTACAAGGTCAACCCGCCGCTGCGCACCGAGCGCGACGTCCTGGCCCTGCGCGAGGCGCTCGCCGACGGCACCATCGACATCGTCGCCACCGACCACGCCCCGCACCCGCACGAGGACAAGGACTGCGAGTGGGCCGCGGCCGCCATGGGCATGGTCGGCCTGGAGACCGCGCTGTCGGTGGTCCAGGAGACGATGGTCGACACCGGTCTGCTGGACTGGGCCGGCATCGCCGACCGCATGTCCTTCGCCCCGGCGCGCATCGGACGCGCCGAGGGCCACGGCCGCCCCGTCTCGGCAGGTGAGCCCGCCAACCTCACCCTCGTCGACACGGCATACCGTGGACCGGTGGACCCCGCGGGCTTCGCCTCGCGCAGCCGCAACACGCCCTACGAGGGCCGTGAGCTGCCGGGCCGTGTCACGCACACCTGGCTCCGGGGCAAGGCCACGCTCGTCGACGGGAAGCTCACGTGA